The DNA region CCAACAGGTGTTATTAAAGGTGATATTAATTTGAAAGCCGATTTGTCTTATCGTAACAATCAAACTATAGTTCGCTATTTGGATTACGATAACAATCAGTTGGGAGGAGGACAAAATTTATGGTCATTAAAAGTCACAGCTGATTATTCGTTTAGTAAAAACCTTACGGCTATTTTTTACTATGATCATTCTTTTTCTCAAGCGGTAATTTCAACTTCTTATCCGATTACTAATATTCGTTCCGGATTTACTCTTAGATATAATTTTGGTAATTAATTTCTAATTTAGAAGTAAAATTTAATTGGAAGATTGTTACATTTGCAAAAAAAATATATTTTATACTATAAATACTTATTATTATGAGCATACCAGCAAATTTAAAATACACTAAAGACCACGAATGGGTAAGTATAGAGGGTGATGTTGCTACTGTAGGAATCACACATTTTGCTCAAAAAGAGTTGGGTGATATCGTTTATGTTGAAGTGGAAACTTTAGATCAAACACTTGATAAAGATGAAGTTTTTGGTACTGTAGAAGCTGTAAAAACAGTTTCTGATTTGTTTTTACCATTATCTGGTGAAATTATCGAATTCAATACTGGTTTAGAAGACGCTCCAGAATTAGTAAATTCTGATCCTTATGGAGATGGATGGATGATTAAAGTTAAAATTTCTGATGCATCCGAAATCGATAGTTTGTTAAGTAGTGAAGCTTATCAAGAACTTATCGGTGCTTAAGAAAATTAGTTTAGGGGCTGCTATTTTTTGGGCAGTCATTATTTTGTATTTCTGCCTAAAAAAATAAGTGAGTTACCTGAAATTAAGATTGCTTACATTGATAAATACATACATGCTTTCTTTTATTTTGTATTTAGTGTTTTGTGGTTTTATGCCTTGCGTTTTTATTTAAAAACACAAAAAAGAACCAATCTTTTAGGGATAGTATTTATGATGTCGCTATTATTTGGATCGGCAATAGAATTATTTCAAACCTATTTTACAGCTTACAGAAGTGGCGATTTAACCGATGTAATCGCTAATACAGCGGGATCTTTACTGGCGTTAATAGCTATTTGTTTATTAGATAAGAATGACTTTTTAAGTAAAATTGAGATATAATGAATCCCGCTTAGGCGGGATTTGTTATTTATGCCTGTTTTGAATTGAAAAATCGGATAATCTAAAAATATTTCATTTAGGCTTTAGAATTTTAAATGTATTTTTGTGAATCAACTAAAGACAAAAAGCTAATTAATGGATATTAAATCGTTTATAGATTCCACTTATTTAAAGACAGCGGCTCAAGCTGGACTTGACGAGAATCAAAATCAAGAAGTTCTTAAGACATTTGTAAACGAAGCGATACAGGAAGGTTTTAAGTTGATAATGATTCGACCAGAAATGGTTTCTTTAGCCAGAAAAATTGTTTTAGATACTTCGGCTAAGCTTTTGATAGGAACCGTAATCGATTTTCCATCTGGAAATTCAACTATCGAAACTAAATTAAATGAAGCCAGTCAAGCCATTACAGAGGGCGCCGATGAATTGGATTTTGTATGTAACTACGAAGCCTTCATAAATGGAGAAATTGATTTGGTTAAAAGCGAAATTTTAAAGGGAACTCAATTGGCATTAGCTAATAATAAAATCATCAAATGGATTATTGAAGTAGCAGCTTTGACGGACCAACAGATTATTCAATTATCGGCTTTGATAAAAAATGTAGTTTTGACTCATTTTTCAGAAGCGGATTATAATGCTGTTTTTGTCAAATCTTCTACTGGATTTTATAAAACGGCTAATAATGAACCTAATGGTGCTACCATCCAATCAATAATTATGATGTTAGAAAATGCTTCTCCTTTGCCAGTAAAAGCAGCAGG from Flavobacterium nitratireducens includes:
- a CDS encoding VanZ family protein gives rise to the protein MGSHYFVFLPKKISELPEIKIAYIDKYIHAFFYFVFSVLWFYALRFYLKTQKRTNLLGIVFMMSLLFGSAIELFQTYFTAYRSGDLTDVIANTAGSLLALIAICLLDKNDFLSKIEI
- the deoC gene encoding deoxyribose-phosphate aldolase — encoded protein: MDIKSFIDSTYLKTAAQAGLDENQNQEVLKTFVNEAIQEGFKLIMIRPEMVSLARKIVLDTSAKLLIGTVIDFPSGNSTIETKLNEASQAITEGADELDFVCNYEAFINGEIDLVKSEILKGTQLALANNKIIKWIIEVAALTDQQIIQLSALIKNVVLTHFSEADYNAVFVKSSTGFYKTANNEPNGATIQSIIMMLENASPLPVKAAGGVRTYEDAVAMIQLGVKRIGTSSAKEIVHRRHNQNEY
- the gcvH gene encoding glycine cleavage system protein GcvH, coding for MSIPANLKYTKDHEWVSIEGDVATVGITHFAQKELGDIVYVEVETLDQTLDKDEVFGTVEAVKTVSDLFLPLSGEIIEFNTGLEDAPELVNSDPYGDGWMIKVKISDASEIDSLLSSEAYQELIGA